Proteins encoded in a region of the Gallalistipes aquisgranensis genome:
- a CDS encoding glycoside hydrolase family 3 N-terminal domain-containing protein, producing the protein MKAIHLFSTCLSLLAGMISVSAQPLTPRQRADRLLEKMTLEEKIGQMNQISDKSKLTGPVTERGFSSLAELVEKGMAGSLLNVTDPKAIRAYQEAALRSRLGIPLIFGLDVIHGMRTIAPIPLGEAASFDLEAIERSARWAATETAASGIHWTFAPMVDVCVDARWGRVMEGAGEDPYYGSAVARARVKGFQGDDLSAANTIMACCKHFAAYGAAVSGKDYNSVDMSRGHFYNYYMPPYKAAAEAGVATFMNAFNDFDGVPCTGNAFLLQELLRERWQYPGFVVSDWNSVGEMVPHGYAADRREAAAAAADAGCDMEMCSLCYFDHLKELVESGRVPEKKIDDAVRRILTAKFALGLFDDPMRYCDTLRMRRTVLSDEIRAAARDMAKRSVVLLKNDRRVLPLPADIRSIALVGPLCDSQTDMKGGWAGEGVVDSIVTLRRALTDRGYTVHFAEGYDPATGRERDTGAAIRAARSSDAVIVAVGERASDSGEAKSRGELNLPAGQQELVKKLVDTGKPVVVLVMGGRPLIFNGIRECAPAILFTWWLGTEAGNAMCDVIFGEYNPSGKLPMTFPAHMGQLPIYYYHKSTGRPADPAKSHTTRFIDIENDPAYPFGYGLSYTTFSVSAPRLEKAVLAPGEETRALVTVTNTGERAGEEVVQLYVRDRFASVTRPVKELRGFRKVMLAPGESRTLEFPVTKEQLGFYTNDGKFVVEPGDFDIMAGNSSDNLLRTTLTVTQQ; encoded by the coding sequence ATGAAAGCAATCCATCTCTTTTCGACATGCCTGTCCCTTCTGGCGGGGATGATCTCCGTCTCCGCCCAGCCGCTCACGCCCCGGCAACGCGCCGACCGGCTGCTGGAGAAAATGACTCTGGAAGAGAAAATCGGCCAGATGAACCAGATTTCAGACAAAAGCAAACTGACGGGCCCCGTCACGGAACGGGGATTCAGTTCGCTGGCCGAACTGGTCGAGAAAGGAATGGCGGGTTCGCTGCTCAACGTCACCGACCCGAAGGCGATCCGTGCCTATCAGGAAGCCGCCCTGCGGTCGCGGCTCGGCATTCCGCTGATTTTCGGGCTCGACGTGATCCACGGCATGCGTACCATCGCCCCGATACCTCTGGGCGAAGCGGCCAGTTTCGATCTGGAAGCCATCGAACGGAGTGCCCGGTGGGCGGCCACGGAGACGGCCGCCTCGGGTATCCACTGGACGTTCGCCCCGATGGTGGACGTCTGTGTCGACGCCCGGTGGGGCCGCGTCATGGAGGGGGCCGGAGAGGACCCCTACTACGGCTCCGCCGTGGCCCGCGCCAGGGTCAAGGGTTTCCAGGGCGACGACCTGAGCGCCGCGAACACGATCATGGCCTGCTGCAAGCATTTCGCCGCCTACGGCGCGGCCGTTTCCGGCAAAGACTACAACAGCGTGGACATGTCCCGCGGCCATTTCTACAACTATTACATGCCTCCCTACAAAGCGGCCGCCGAAGCGGGCGTGGCCACGTTCATGAACGCATTCAACGATTTCGACGGAGTACCCTGCACGGGCAACGCGTTTCTGTTGCAGGAACTGCTGCGGGAGCGGTGGCAGTACCCCGGTTTCGTGGTCTCCGACTGGAATTCGGTGGGCGAGATGGTCCCCCACGGCTATGCCGCCGACCGCAGGGAAGCGGCGGCCGCGGCAGCCGATGCCGGATGCGACATGGAGATGTGTTCGCTGTGCTATTTCGACCACCTGAAAGAGCTGGTCGAAAGCGGCCGGGTGCCCGAAAAGAAAATCGACGATGCCGTGCGGCGGATTCTGACCGCCAAATTCGCACTGGGTCTCTTCGACGATCCCATGCGCTATTGCGACACCCTCCGCATGCGGCGCACCGTGCTTTCGGACGAAATCCGGGCGGCGGCACGCGACATGGCCAAACGATCGGTCGTCCTGCTCAAGAACGACCGCCGCGTACTGCCTCTCCCGGCAGATATCCGGAGCATCGCATTGGTGGGTCCGCTTTGCGACTCGCAGACCGACATGAAGGGCGGCTGGGCCGGAGAGGGAGTGGTCGATTCGATCGTCACCCTACGCCGGGCGCTGACCGACCGGGGCTATACGGTGCATTTCGCCGAAGGATACGACCCGGCCACCGGCAGGGAACGCGACACCGGGGCGGCGATACGTGCAGCCCGCAGTTCGGACGCCGTGATCGTGGCGGTCGGGGAACGTGCGTCGGACAGCGGCGAAGCCAAATCGCGCGGCGAACTGAATCTTCCGGCCGGACAGCAGGAACTGGTAAAAAAACTGGTGGACACGGGCAAGCCCGTCGTCGTGCTGGTGATGGGCGGCCGGCCGCTGATCTTCAACGGGATCAGGGAGTGCGCCCCGGCGATCCTCTTCACCTGGTGGCTGGGCACCGAAGCGGGCAACGCAATGTGCGACGTGATTTTCGGCGAGTATAACCCGTCGGGCAAACTGCCGATGACTTTCCCGGCCCACATGGGGCAGCTTCCGATCTACTATTACCACAAGAGCACGGGCCGGCCGGCCGACCCGGCCAAATCGCATACCACCCGTTTCATCGACATCGAAAACGACCCGGCCTACCCCTTCGGATACGGACTGAGTTACACGACGTTCTCGGTGTCGGCTCCCCGGCTGGAAAAGGCGGTGCTGGCTCCCGGCGAGGAGACCCGGGCGCTGGTAACGGTAACCAATACGGGCGAGCGGGCCGGAGAGGAGGTCGTACAGCTCTACGTGCGCGACCGTTTCGCCTCGGTGACACGCCCCGTGAAAGAACTTCGGGGTTTCCGCAAAGTGATGCTCGCTCCGGGGGAATCCCGCACGCTGGAATTTCCGGTCACGAAGGAACAGCTCGGGTTCTACACCAACGACGGGAAGTTCGTGGTCGAACCGGGCGACTTCGACATCATGGCCGGGAACAGCTCGGACAACCTGCTCCGGACCACCCTCACCGTCACGCAACAATAA
- a CDS encoding TonB-dependent receptor: protein MKHCGRHYCLTTFLILFFSLALGAQTRPGLIRGRVTDAQTQAPIVGASVVIEGTSRGVSTDDKGEFLLGNLAPGTYRIRISMLTYKPFLSEPLALKKGEELVLDAALTEQVSEMENVVVVVSRPVGTDAGLISQMREASLVASGVSAQHIARTQDKDASEIVRRIPGISIIDNKFIIVRGLAQRYNNTWINGAAVPSSEADTRAFSFDIIPSSQIENVMIVKSPVAEVPADFAGGFVQLRTKIVPENNSVSVSYGTGINTATHFKDFKYVKGSGTDFLGWDNGMRSFNGPDGRIDNNDAAMVDRITREGFNNDWRVRSRRPLWDQKLNVAVNRFYRLRSEDRIGLLFSVNYSNSNKSLTDMENNQYGVYNYREDKPQANFKYTDDQYTNDVKLGAMFNLSWIPKPKGGTISKYEFRNLFNQLGLSRYTTREGWRNVSGYYEQQQDEYLYASRTAYTGQFAGEHRMARTKVDWNAAYSYSNRNQPDRRIIEREKNPENEIYEYSIDQGSVSRYFTSLHEHLVSAGANLSHPFGPSADKPAELRAGVYGEYKTRDYDTRDFIYKWNNTGNRLPDGFASLPTDQIFAPENLGTGKLTVQDNTDNTDNYSASNYLTAAYAAVNVPLGRFNLYGGVRFERFVTSLKSYTQTAGDRTRTYDYDYNNLFPSANFTYDLTKKSLLRLAYGMSVNRPEFRELSPSTYYDFDMFSTITGNPELKQATIHNIDLRYELYPGAGETVSLSLFYKRFANPIEWIYVDAGGSYQFSFENALSADNYGVELEVRKDLAFMGMQNFTLSLNAAWIESKVHFSEESLEHDRPMQGQSPYLVNAGLFYRNPELGLSVGALYNRIGKRIVGIGRVSTSGGDTFNNNIPDMYETPRDAVDLTFGIRLSKTFELKGYVRDLLCQRVVFAQYPEFRDEAGNVHERTQITKSYDPGRSFSLSLTATF from the coding sequence ATGAAACACTGCGGACGCCACTACTGCCTTACGACCTTTCTCATCCTGTTTTTCTCGCTCGCCCTCGGGGCACAGACCCGTCCGGGCCTCATACGCGGACGGGTCACCGACGCGCAGACCCAGGCCCCGATCGTCGGTGCCAGCGTCGTCATAGAAGGCACCTCCCGGGGAGTCTCCACCGACGACAAGGGGGAATTCCTGCTGGGAAACCTCGCTCCCGGCACCTACCGAATCCGCATCTCGATGCTCACCTACAAACCTTTCCTCTCGGAACCGCTCGCGTTGAAAAAAGGGGAGGAACTGGTGCTCGATGCGGCGCTGACCGAACAGGTGAGCGAAATGGAGAACGTAGTGGTGGTGGTCTCCCGTCCGGTGGGCACCGATGCGGGACTGATCTCCCAGATGCGTGAAGCCTCGCTGGTGGCCAGCGGCGTCTCGGCCCAGCACATCGCCCGCACGCAGGACAAGGACGCCTCGGAGATCGTCCGCCGCATTCCGGGCATCTCGATCATCGACAACAAATTCATTATCGTGCGCGGACTGGCCCAACGCTACAACAACACGTGGATCAACGGCGCGGCGGTACCCAGTTCCGAAGCCGACACGCGGGCCTTTTCGTTCGACATCATTCCCTCCTCGCAGATCGAGAACGTGATGATCGTCAAATCGCCCGTGGCGGAAGTCCCGGCCGACTTCGCGGGCGGGTTCGTACAACTGCGCACCAAAATCGTCCCCGAAAACAATTCGGTCTCGGTGAGCTACGGCACGGGAATCAACACGGCCACCCATTTCAAAGATTTCAAATACGTCAAAGGCAGCGGCACCGACTTCCTCGGCTGGGACAACGGCATGCGGAGCTTCAACGGTCCCGACGGCCGGATCGACAACAACGACGCCGCCATGGTGGACCGGATCACCCGCGAGGGATTCAACAACGACTGGCGGGTGCGCAGCCGGCGCCCCCTCTGGGACCAGAAACTGAACGTGGCCGTGAACCGCTTCTACCGCCTCCGCAGCGAAGACAGGATCGGGTTGCTCTTCTCGGTCAACTACTCCAATTCGAACAAAAGCCTGACGGACATGGAGAACAACCAGTACGGTGTCTATAATTACCGGGAGGACAAGCCGCAGGCCAACTTCAAATACACCGACGACCAGTACACCAACGACGTGAAGCTGGGCGCCATGTTCAACCTGTCGTGGATACCGAAACCCAAAGGCGGGACCATCAGCAAATACGAGTTCCGCAACCTATTCAACCAACTGGGTCTGTCGCGCTACACCACCCGAGAGGGGTGGCGCAACGTGAGCGGGTATTACGAACAGCAACAGGACGAATATCTCTATGCCAGCCGCACGGCCTACACGGGACAGTTCGCCGGCGAACACCGGATGGCCCGCACGAAAGTGGACTGGAACGCAGCCTACTCCTACTCCAACCGCAACCAGCCCGACCGCCGGATCATCGAACGGGAGAAGAACCCCGAAAACGAAATCTACGAATATTCGATCGACCAGGGCAGCGTGTCGCGCTACTTCACCTCCCTGCACGAACACCTCGTCTCGGCCGGAGCGAACCTCAGCCACCCATTCGGCCCTTCGGCTGACAAACCCGCCGAACTGCGGGCCGGAGTCTACGGCGAATACAAAACGCGCGACTACGATACCCGCGACTTCATCTACAAATGGAACAACACGGGCAACCGGCTTCCCGACGGTTTCGCCAGCCTGCCCACCGACCAGATTTTCGCCCCGGAAAACCTCGGCACCGGCAAGCTGACCGTGCAGGACAACACCGACAACACCGACAACTACTCGGCTTCCAACTACCTCACAGCCGCCTACGCAGCCGTAAACGTGCCGCTGGGCCGCTTCAACCTCTACGGCGGAGTACGTTTCGAACGGTTCGTCACCTCGCTCAAAAGCTACACCCAGACGGCAGGCGACCGGACCCGCACTTACGACTACGACTACAACAACCTCTTCCCGTCGGCCAACTTCACCTACGACCTGACGAAAAAATCGCTGTTGCGGCTCGCCTACGGCATGAGCGTCAACCGGCCCGAATTCCGCGAACTGTCGCCCTCGACCTACTACGACTTCGACATGTTCAGCACGATCACCGGCAACCCGGAACTGAAGCAGGCCACGATCCACAACATCGACCTGCGCTACGAACTCTATCCGGGGGCGGGCGAAACGGTCTCCCTGTCGCTCTTCTACAAGCGGTTCGCCAACCCGATCGAATGGATTTACGTCGATGCGGGCGGCTCCTACCAGTTCTCGTTCGAGAACGCCCTTTCGGCCGACAACTACGGTGTGGAACTGGAGGTACGGAAAGACCTCGCCTTCATGGGCATGCAGAACTTCACGCTTTCGCTCAACGCCGCATGGATCGAAAGCAAGGTCCATTTCAGCGAGGAGAGCCTGGAACACGACCGTCCGATGCAGGGACAGTCGCCCTATCTGGTCAACGCGGGGCTCTTCTACCGCAACCCCGAACTCGGGCTGAGCGTGGGAGCCCTCTACAACCGGATCGGCAAACGGATCGTGGGAATCGGCCGGGTAAGCACATCGGGAGGCGACACCTTCAACAACAACATTCCCGACATGTACGAGACCCCGCGCGACGCCGTCGACCTCACTTTCGGCATCCGGCTGAGCAAGACGTTCGAACTGAAGGGATATGTCCGCGACCTGCTCTGCCAGCGGGTGGTCTTCGCCCAGTATCCCGAATTCAGGGACGAGGCGGGCAACGTGCACGAACGCACGCAGATCACCAAGAGCTACGACCCCGGCCGCAGCTTCTCGCTCTCCCTCACGGCGACATTCTGA
- a CDS encoding DUF3575 domain-containing protein, producing MKKLIILPLLVLSLAICQQSRAQLYAIKTSLPALATTNLNLGVEMAVAKKVSLELHGYMNPWKFTDNYKFMFGGVQPGVRYWLRETYGGSFFGLHGGFAAGEVTFNANRYKGYFTSVGVSYGYAWMLGVRWNMEVEGGLGYYNIQYKSFDKTRNDWSYRRSKSLPGPTKLSLNLVYLF from the coding sequence GTGAAAAAACTTATCATTTTGCCGCTGCTCGTTCTCTCGCTGGCAATCTGCCAGCAGAGCCGGGCCCAACTTTATGCCATCAAGACCTCGCTGCCGGCGCTGGCCACCACGAATCTCAACCTGGGAGTAGAAATGGCCGTGGCCAAAAAGGTTTCGCTCGAACTGCACGGCTACATGAATCCGTGGAAATTCACGGACAACTACAAATTCATGTTCGGCGGCGTACAACCCGGCGTACGCTACTGGCTCCGCGAGACCTACGGCGGCTCTTTCTTCGGCCTGCACGGAGGATTCGCCGCCGGCGAAGTCACCTTCAACGCCAACCGCTACAAAGGCTACTTCACCAGCGTGGGCGTGTCGTACGGCTACGCATGGATGCTGGGTGTACGCTGGAACATGGAGGTCGAGGGCGGACTGGGATATTACAACATCCAGTACAAAAGTTTCGACAAGACACGAAACGACTGGAGCTACCGGCGGTCGAAATCCCTGCCCGGTCCCACCAAGCTCTCTCTGAACCTGGTCTATCTGTTTTAA
- a CDS encoding OmpA family protein, with protein sequence MRTHTGILLTAVMAAQMLLSCSPVRKMERSAQPVGLSQTAKRKLPTAPPAEAIEANGTNVTIIKRDNGISYLTEIEYEEDGAAISKIDIEKIVVTSSLKSVPERFGFITIDFLVNIPKELQQKDWSIIVTPLLHRTDTTIRLDPVVLRGPRVDRKQDREYLRRDRLEKRLEEIDYNRYTLRNEQATVAERRAALFGKPAPVYTERAAAKRKRRDAHEPGVWQSERNFRYVTEITQPTYPEARLDSVVTQAGNIRYHYSQNIRADENNARMKLTLEGRARDFWGRELALEARDTLSYTVTSMTGFIDRTPRYIYRIIEKYATVNDRNWITFPLGKSRIIDTLGNNRTELEKMTSRMNTLLNQYEFFIDSIVLTAACSPEGSIRVNDRISRARAHAVRDYLAEKFGDQVDTLIEVRWIGEDWDNLIGLLRRSRELEHSDGIIDIIRSTGEPDRRDVLIRRAYPDEYEKMREELYPKLRSVNLKYSLRRVGMVKDTVYTTELDSAYMRGVELLEKKDYRGALKILDPYKDINSAITLMSLGYDKQAYEIMVTTPDTPQRNYMLAILCARSGRIEQGLKFYSRACAADPTLEYRGNLDPEIQFLLRRQDREE encoded by the coding sequence ATGCGCACCCACACAGGCATCCTGCTGACCGCAGTCATGGCGGCGCAGATGCTCCTCTCCTGCTCCCCCGTCCGGAAAATGGAGAGGAGCGCACAGCCGGTCGGCCTTTCGCAGACCGCCAAACGCAAACTTCCGACCGCTCCGCCGGCCGAAGCGATCGAGGCCAACGGCACCAACGTCACGATCATCAAACGGGACAACGGCATCTCCTACCTGACCGAAATCGAATACGAGGAGGACGGCGCGGCCATCTCGAAGATCGACATCGAGAAGATCGTGGTAACCTCCTCCCTGAAAAGCGTTCCCGAACGGTTCGGATTCATCACCATCGACTTTCTGGTGAACATACCCAAAGAGTTGCAGCAAAAGGACTGGAGCATTATCGTCACCCCCCTGCTGCACCGGACCGACACGACGATCCGTCTCGATCCGGTCGTGCTGCGCGGCCCCCGGGTGGACCGCAAACAGGACCGGGAATACCTGCGGCGGGACCGGCTGGAAAAACGGCTGGAGGAGATCGACTACAACCGGTACACGCTGCGCAACGAACAGGCGACCGTAGCGGAACGCCGGGCCGCCCTGTTCGGCAAACCCGCACCGGTCTACACGGAACGCGCGGCAGCCAAACGGAAACGCCGCGACGCCCACGAGCCGGGAGTGTGGCAATCGGAACGCAACTTCCGGTACGTGACGGAAATCACCCAGCCGACCTATCCCGAAGCCCGGCTGGATTCGGTCGTCACGCAGGCAGGAAATATCCGTTACCACTATTCGCAAAACATCCGCGCGGACGAAAACAACGCTCGGATGAAGCTGACCCTGGAGGGTCGGGCCCGGGACTTCTGGGGCCGGGAACTGGCGCTGGAGGCAAGGGACACGCTCAGTTACACGGTCACGTCAATGACCGGTTTCATCGACCGCACGCCGCGCTACATCTACCGGATCATCGAAAAGTACGCCACGGTAAACGACCGGAACTGGATCACCTTCCCGCTGGGAAAATCCCGGATCATCGACACGCTGGGCAACAACCGGACGGAGCTGGAAAAGATGACCTCCCGGATGAACACCCTGCTCAACCAGTACGAATTCTTCATCGACAGCATCGTGCTGACGGCAGCCTGTTCGCCGGAGGGTTCCATACGGGTCAACGACCGGATATCCCGCGCCCGCGCCCATGCCGTGAGGGACTATCTGGCCGAGAAGTTCGGCGACCAGGTCGACACGCTGATCGAAGTCCGCTGGATCGGCGAGGACTGGGACAATCTGATCGGCCTGCTGCGCAGGAGCCGGGAACTGGAACACAGCGACGGGATCATCGACATCATACGGTCGACCGGCGAACCCGACCGCCGCGACGTACTGATCCGGCGGGCCTACCCGGACGAATACGAAAAGATGCGGGAAGAACTCTATCCCAAACTGCGTTCGGTCAATCTGAAATATTCGCTGCGCCGGGTCGGCATGGTCAAGGACACGGTTTACACGACGGAACTCGACTCGGCCTACATGCGCGGCGTGGAACTGCTCGAAAAGAAGGACTACCGGGGTGCCCTGAAGATACTCGATCCCTACAAGGACATCAACAGCGCCATCACGCTGATGTCGCTCGGATACGACAAACAGGCGTACGAAATCATGGTGACCACGCCCGACACGCCCCAACGGAACTACATGCTGGCGATTCTATGTGCCCGTTCGGGACGGATCGAACAGGGCCTGAAATTTTACAGCCGGGCCTGTGCCGCCGATCCGACGCTGGAATACCGGGGCAACCTCGATCCCGAAATCCAGTTCCTGCTGCGCAGGCAGGACCGGGAGGAGTAA
- a CDS encoding glycoside hydrolase family 2 TIM barrel-domain containing protein has protein sequence MRSLFLSLLLTLAVLAAGAQRVTYSINETWRFHKGEAAGAEAPAYADEKWEIVTLPHTWNAQDADDDTPGYYRGVGWYRKHVRIGEEAARGQTYIYFEGANQETDLYVNGRHAGHHTGGYTRFCFDITELIRPGQTNVLAVKVDNKDNPDIPPLSADFTFFGGIYRDVYLIHTPAVHISTTDCASSGVYITTPEVSERNAEVNVRTLVDNRSGRKSRVRVENTVYAPDGTRTVQASTRIEAGGGTTPVVQEKMTVPQPALWSPDAPNLYRVVTRLYDDRTGALLDEVVNPLGLRWFEFSADKGFFLNGKHLKLIGTNRHQDYLGKGWALDDIVHVQDVRLLKAMGGNYLRVAHYPQDPVVMEMCDKLGILTSVEIPVVDRITENAAFEKNCLDMAVEMVRQDFNRPSVVVWAYMNEVMLRPPFKGDSVRHAIYGRNVAALARKIENTIRREDPSRYTMLPCHGSFPAYDDAGLLQIPMIVGWNLYQGWYSDTFPAFDRVIDRFHQRLPDKPLFITEYGADVDPRLHSFAPQRFDYSAEYANLYHRHYVKAIMERDFIASATIWNLNDFYSESRGNAVPHVNNKGINGLDRRHKDTYLLYKARFNPEPATMIGNAGWRVRGGAETAPGECTQPVDVYSNAKTVTLCLNGKSLGERPVRDFYATFDVPFADGINTLEATGDNGTKDLLRVDFRLVRRNPGREFRELNVMLGSQRYFEDPEHSQIWIPEQAYTPGSWGYVGGKPYGKPTRHGAQPASDNDIYGTRQDPLFQTQRVGLEAFRADVPDGQYALYLYLAELEGDPQREPLAYNLGGDAVGPKSTGKRVFDISVNGIPVLTGLNIAEEFGASRAVVKKVIAEAADGKGLTVSFGKREGEPVLNAIRIYRIY, from the coding sequence ATGAGATCGCTGTTTCTTTCGCTGCTCCTCACGCTGGCCGTACTCGCCGCCGGGGCGCAGCGCGTCACCTACTCCATCAACGAGACCTGGCGCTTCCACAAGGGAGAGGCGGCCGGGGCCGAAGCACCCGCCTACGCCGACGAAAAGTGGGAAATCGTCACCCTTCCCCACACATGGAACGCACAGGACGCCGACGACGACACACCGGGTTACTACCGGGGCGTGGGATGGTACCGCAAACACGTACGCATCGGGGAAGAGGCGGCCCGGGGACAGACCTACATCTATTTCGAAGGGGCCAACCAGGAAACGGACCTCTACGTGAACGGCCGCCATGCCGGACACCACACCGGAGGCTACACCCGGTTCTGTTTCGACATCACGGAACTGATACGCCCCGGACAGACCAACGTGCTGGCCGTGAAGGTGGACAATAAGGACAATCCCGATATTCCGCCCCTGTCGGCCGACTTCACCTTTTTCGGCGGCATCTACCGGGACGTTTACCTGATCCATACACCCGCGGTCCACATTTCGACGACGGACTGCGCCTCTTCGGGCGTCTACATCACCACCCCCGAGGTGAGCGAACGGAATGCCGAAGTGAACGTCCGCACGCTGGTGGACAACCGTTCGGGCCGGAAAAGCAGGGTGAGGGTGGAAAACACGGTCTACGCCCCGGACGGAACCCGGACCGTGCAGGCCTCTACACGGATCGAGGCAGGCGGCGGAACGACCCCGGTCGTGCAGGAAAAAATGACCGTACCTCAGCCGGCCCTCTGGAGTCCCGACGCCCCCAACCTCTACCGGGTGGTGACACGCCTGTACGACGACCGCACGGGCGCCCTGCTCGACGAGGTGGTCAATCCGCTGGGACTGCGCTGGTTCGAATTCTCGGCCGACAAAGGTTTTTTCCTCAACGGGAAACACCTGAAACTGATCGGCACCAACCGCCATCAGGACTATCTGGGCAAGGGCTGGGCGCTGGACGACATCGTGCACGTACAGGACGTGCGGCTCCTCAAGGCGATGGGCGGCAACTACCTGCGGGTGGCCCACTATCCGCAGGACCCCGTGGTGATGGAGATGTGCGACAAACTGGGCATCCTCACCTCGGTGGAGATTCCCGTCGTGGACCGCATCACCGAAAACGCCGCCTTCGAGAAAAACTGCCTCGACATGGCCGTAGAGATGGTCCGCCAGGATTTCAACCGGCCGTCGGTGGTGGTCTGGGCCTACATGAACGAAGTGATGCTCCGGCCGCCGTTCAAGGGAGATTCGGTGCGCCATGCGATTTACGGCAGAAACGTGGCGGCCCTCGCCCGCAAGATCGAAAACACGATCCGCCGGGAAGACCCTTCGCGTTACACGATGCTCCCGTGCCACGGCAGTTTCCCGGCATACGATGACGCCGGCCTGCTGCAAATCCCGATGATCGTGGGCTGGAACCTCTACCAGGGGTGGTATTCGGACACCTTCCCTGCCTTCGACCGGGTAATCGACCGCTTCCATCAGCGGCTGCCCGACAAACCCCTTTTCATCACGGAGTACGGCGCGGACGTCGATCCCCGCCTCCATTCGTTCGCCCCGCAGCGGTTCGACTATTCGGCCGAATACGCCAACCTCTACCACCGTCACTACGTGAAGGCGATCATGGAACGCGATTTCATCGCCTCGGCCACGATCTGGAACCTCAACGACTTCTATTCGGAATCGCGCGGCAATGCCGTTCCCCACGTCAACAACAAGGGGATCAACGGGCTCGACCGCCGGCACAAGGACACCTACCTGCTCTACAAGGCCCGTTTCAACCCCGAACCCGCCACGATGATCGGTAACGCCGGCTGGCGAGTACGCGGCGGCGCGGAGACGGCTCCGGGCGAATGTACCCAGCCGGTGGACGTCTATTCCAACGCGAAAACCGTGACCCTCTGTCTGAACGGGAAATCCCTCGGGGAACGGCCCGTCCGGGATTTTTACGCCACGTTCGACGTTCCTTTCGCGGACGGTATCAACACGCTGGAAGCCACGGGCGACAACGGGACGAAGGATCTCCTGCGGGTGGACTTCCGACTGGTCCGCCGGAATCCCGGCAGGGAGTTCCGCGAACTGAACGTCATGCTCGGCTCGCAGCGCTATTTCGAAGACCCGGAACACAGCCAGATATGGATTCCCGAACAGGCCTACACGCCCGGCAGTTGGGGTTACGTGGGAGGCAAGCCTTACGGCAAGCCGACCCGTCACGGAGCGCAGCCCGCATCGGACAACGACATCTACGGAACCCGGCAGGACCCCCTGTTCCAGACCCAGCGCGTGGGACTGGAGGCGTTCCGGGCGGACGTTCCCGACGGACAGTACGCCCTCTACCTCTACCTGGCTGAACTGGAGGGTGATCCGCAGCGGGAGCCGCTCGCCTACAATCTGGGTGGCGACGCGGTCGGACCGAAGAGCACGGGCAAACGGGTGTTCGACATTTCGGTGAACGGCATTCCGGTGCTGACCGGACTGAACATCGCCGAGGAGTTCGGCGCATCGCGGGCCGTGGTCAAAAAGGTGATCGCCGAAGCGGCGGACGGCAAGGGGCTTACCGTCTCCTTCGGCAAGCGGGAAGGGGAACCCGTGCTGAACGCCATCCGCATCTACCGCATCTACTGA
- a CDS encoding two component regulator, which produces MKMKCLLAAGLLFSLTAAAQVTQEDFDALKAFYEATGGPNWKNNSGWDFTEKGPADVKAYDKGTGEGWYGITSVGGGRVLKLDLRDNNLEGKIPDAFYDLTYLRQALLTRNKLSGTISPGIGKMTRLMNISLGYNQLTGTIPAEIVSMGRDTQHTAPRADGKGGAQLLLDLRNNQLTGSIPAGIGGMTLFTKPCASARIDLSHNQLSGELPAGLGDLTSLTALILNANQLTGTVPPSIEKLPDLKFLMLSPNRFTGKVPSIKKQ; this is translated from the coding sequence ATGAAAATGAAATGTTTGCTGGCGGCGGGTCTGCTGTTTTCGCTCACGGCTGCCGCACAGGTCACGCAGGAGGATTTCGATGCCCTGAAGGCTTTTTACGAAGCGACCGGGGGGCCGAACTGGAAGAACAATTCGGGATGGGATTTCACCGAAAAGGGACCTGCCGATGTGAAGGCCTACGACAAAGGCACCGGCGAGGGGTGGTACGGCATCACTTCGGTCGGCGGGGGCCGCGTGCTGAAGCTGGATTTGCGCGATAATAATCTGGAGGGAAAAATTCCCGACGCCTTTTATGACCTGACCTATCTGCGCCAGGCGCTGCTGACACGGAACAAACTTTCGGGTACGATCTCTCCCGGGATCGGAAAGATGACCCGTCTGATGAACATCAGCCTGGGTTACAATCAGCTTACCGGAACCATTCCCGCCGAGATCGTCTCCATGGGACGCGACACCCAGCATACGGCTCCCCGGGCGGACGGCAAGGGCGGTGCACAGTTGTTGCTCGACCTGCGCAACAATCAGCTTACGGGGTCCATCCCGGCCGGAATAGGCGGCATGACGCTCTTTACCAAGCCCTGTGCTTCGGCCCGGATCGACCTGAGCCACAACCAGCTTTCCGGAGAACTGCCGGCCGGGCTGGGCGATCTGACTTCGCTCACTGCGCTGATTCTGAATGCCAACCAGTTGACGGGAACGGTTCCTCCCTCCATCGAGAAGCTGCCCGACCTGAAATTCCTGATGCTTTCCCCGAACCGTTTCACCGGCAAGGTGCCTTCCATCAAAAAGCAATAG